In the genome of Candoia aspera isolate rCanAsp1 chromosome 12, rCanAsp1.hap2, whole genome shotgun sequence, the window TGGTTCCTTGGCTTCGACTTTTACAGAGGATGGTAGAGAAGCTGCCAATGGAAGCAGTTTGGGAAGGTCCTGATGATGTTCTGTTTGGTACTTCAGCAAAGAAGAGGTTCTCTTCAGCTTCACTCCAAATGGGCTCTCGCAGCTCGGCAGTTCCTCAGTGGAAGAATTCAGGTTGGCTGCCACGTTTCTGTCAAGTCTCTCAGGACTGCTTAAGATACTTATTTGTGACACTGCATCCAGTGGAGAGATCCCTTCAAACAACTCTGGTCTTATGGGAGATGTTGGCGAATTTCTAGGGCAGGAATTGTCTACAGAGCTTGAACCTCCTGAGAGAGATCTCTGCCAGGCTGGAGCAATGGTGAATCTCACTGGCTTAGCAGAAGTGGACTTTGTCTGGGTCTTGATCACCTCCTCCATagctttgctttcttccttggtTATGACATTTCCCAGCTGAATTCCAGCAGGAGTGCTGACAGGAGGGCAGGTTTTGGAAGCAAGCTCAGTAGATCCCACAGTGGATGGTCTTCCAGAAGAAAGACTACCCGACTCTCCAACAGTGCTGTCCTCTGGCTTTCTGACACTGCTGTTCAGAATAGAGCAACTGAGTTCAGGTAGGAGGTATGGCTTCTTGCCCGCTGCATTCAGAAGCATAGGTCTATCAGGATCAACCTCCAATGTGGACAATGCTCCCTCAAAAGAATCTATTGGCTTTGCAGGGCCTTGAGAAAGCTCAAGTTTCATATCTGAAGGCCCTCTTCCACCTTCTTTGACAGTTAGGCTGTTCTTGTGCACTAAGTCCTTTGGGGCATCTGAGGAAACCTTCAGAACAGATGAAGGAGGTTGTGGAACGTACAGTGCAGGATCTGCCTCCAGAGAAACAGAGCTGTCTCCACAGACAGATCTATCACATGCTCTGGCTCGGTTCCTGGCAGGTTTAGAAACATTTGCTCTGACATCTGTTCGTCGTGAGCAGGCTATCTGAATCTCTTCCGCCTCAAGTTCTTTCCCCACATTATTCCCTAGCAAGGCAGAAGGTGATGCACTGTGGACCCCCATGgcttttgttttcaaatgaaaagATTCAGAGTTCTCAGTGACTTCTGGACCATGCTGTGGCTTTTGATCATCCATGGGGGCCCGAGGTCCTTTCATCTCCTTGTATTCCACCTTGTCTCCTTCTTTGTACTTGATGAGAGAAGATGGTACATTTGGACAGGGCATGGGGATGCTAGCCTGGAGCTCAGTCTCCAGCAAGTTCTGGGTCTCTGATGGCAAGACACAAGCTCCATCTACAGGTAGGCCAGCACTGCAAGAATAAGGCAAAGCTTCAGAGGTTCTTGTCAAAGGCGGCGCATTGTCCGTCCAATCTTCATTTAAATTCACTGCATCGTGGCTCAGCAAGCCTacataagaaaaaaaaggtaagggAAGAGAATGGTTTCCAGCTTCAAACCTTAATACAAGAAAGCTCTCTGTTGCATGCAGAGATATGTACCACACGCTGTTCACTTTACCTTCCCAGTCTGTCTTCTGGCCAGCAGCTTCTTCAAGGAACTTGGAGTGGCTTGTGTTTTCTTCATCAGGCTCCAGAAGATGCTGTTCCCGCAACACCTGTTCCACCTGGTGTGACAGAGAAAACCGTTTGGACAATCTGCAGAGGGCAGATTGCTCCATAAGTCCAGTGTAAACAGAAAGCTTCTCCACGAAGGAAGAGCATCCTTAGATTAGTCAACTGGCCTACGTTTAGAAAATGGAGCACACTTCCCTCTCTACTTCCTTAAGAATCAACCACCACTTTCCCcaggtgttctccagatgtgttgggatgacCATTCCCAGCGTTCTGGGAGGTGAACCCCAAACTCATTATATTTTAGTGTGTTGTGGGCATACCCACAAAATAATTGCTGGGGGGGGGTTGCATCTAGTCCCAAAATACACTTTTCCCAGAAGGCAAAGGAGTATGGAGGCTCCCTTCCAGTTCTACCCTATTTTCCAGAAGACTTTTAACCTCCTCGGTTTACCTTTGCCCATTTAATTGGGGAGGTAGATATCCTTCCAAACACAGCAGTGGGCTGGCATTACCCCACAGTCTTATTTTCCAAGAATGTTTCTGGGGCATCTACAGAGCCCAGAGCTTGGAGCCTTGGGAATGAAAACAATGCTAAAGCTTTGATTTGCAGTGTGCCACAACCCATATGATTCTTTTCATCCTTTtcatcttttactttttaaagaatatagcAGCCTGGGAGATAATCTCTGGGCACCTTCGTGCCCATGAGCATCCCGGTGGGAATGCAAGTCCAGCCCATTCGGAGAGGCTGAGGTCAGGGAAAGCTGTTCTACCACATGCAAAGATACGTCACTATTATGTAGTTGttaccagggccgcaactggggggggcaagcagggcatgtgccctaggcaccgcactggggggggggtgccaaaatgagtgctgggggggcgccaaatgagcactgggggggcaccaaaatgggcacaaaatccatgtttgccccaggtgatacagaccctagttgcgggcctggttgTTACTAACCTCCAGCAATAGAATTTTACAGCTTTGGTTGTTACAGCTtttcttttgactttttaaatcGCACAGTGCATTATCCTGCCCTATTATAATTAATGCTTGAATGGGAGTTCTCTCTCGGTTTTGGTTTTCTAGCAGACTGACAGCATTCACCTCTCCATCTTTTAACTCAGAGTCATTCTCCTTCCAGATTTTAGCCATAGATGGTTTttatgctacaggtagtcctcgcttaaaaaCTGTCCGTTTAGTGACCATCTggagttacgacagcgctgaaaaaactATTTATGACCGTTCCTCatgcttatgactgttgcagcatgcccacgatcatgtgatcacaattcgggcacttggcaaccgtcaCGCATTCACGATGGTTGCAGTAGCCTGCAAtcccatgatcgccattttcaacttaacagcttccgataagcaaaatcaatagggaacggcatgattcgcttaacgaccccatggtttgcttaacggtcaggtgattcacttaaccaccactgcaaaaatggtcataaaattgggtccagattcgctaatgactgcatcgcttagcaacttaAATTCCGGTCcgaattgtggttgttaagcgagaactacctgtataacagTTAAATCTATACTCATTGTTTGTCCTTTCTGCTGGTCTAAGGCCAAAATAAATTTATTGCGTTGCATGTACTGTAATGCACATTGGATCTCATCTGGCCAAGAATAGTCCTGAAACAGAAGTCCCTTGGATGGGTCAGAagagaaaatctctctctccaaAGGATCTTTTCTCCCAGACGTACTTACAGGAAGATGATGGGTCTTCTTCGCAAAGCCCTTCTGCTTGCGTGGGTTCATGGCAATCCTGTGCCTGGCTGCCGAGGTGTCCAGGCACCCCAGGGGAGAAGCAGGTGTATTGAAATCAACTGGAAGCACCTGCCAGAGGGGTGAGGCAGGGATCCCCAGAGGGTGTGTGCTGAGATGCTTAGAAGGAGATTCTGAAACAACCTACAGAAGCAGATCCATCCATGTGCGTCAGCTCTCGTCTATATTCTGCACAGCTTTACCGTTCAatgtttttatgcattcttttaaaCCACTATGCTGCAAACCGCTGGGAGTCGCGGGAAATGCAGCAATGCATAACCACTGTAAATCAATTTCATGCTTAGGGTTAAAAACGGTTTGGACCTGATGGGCTCAGAACTTCACCTGTTCAGACGAAAAATAAATAACGTATTAAGCAGCCAAGAATCTGCTTTTGGTCCTGGCGGCGAAGGTGATAGGTTTCCCTCTGCATGGGGTGGGAAGTGGAGCGCAATGGAGGTAACAGAAGTATTCTAGCCCcctctttttcccccaaaagacaGCACTTATTCAAGAAGCCACGAAAAAAATCTCACCTGCCCTCTAATTCAATCAGATGGCTGCTTTGTCATCCTTCCATCCTTGTTATTTATCtacatttatttcaaaacatGAGCTTGGCCTCCTCTGACTTCTTCAAAAGGCTTGGACAGCTGAAATGCAGCTGAACTTTTTTGTGGCTTCTTGAATAAATATGGCATTAAAAGAAAAGATGggttttctttcccctccccccaaatgcaTTTCGCTCCCACAACATGACTGAGGGATGCACTTAATGTTTGTCTGGGTCCAAATATTGTTCCCATCTTCTAATATTTCTCCTTCTGGGCAGGCTTGGCCACCTAGAAAATTGACCTGTctgacaacaataaaaaaaactggTCATCAAATAGTCTTTCCTAAAGTATTATTCGGGGATGGTGAATAGTGTTAGAATAGCAAATTAACGTTGTAAAGTGACTATTCCATGGTATCACAAATTTACATTATCAGAACAGGGTGATAAGGAGGGCTATTAAAATCAGAAATCTTTTAAGGAAAAGAACTAAAACACATTTGTACTAAATTCATACTAGTATGTAGTTGGGCTATTAAAAGGAgccaaatgttattttttaatccacattttttaaaaataatttttcaggcttattttttttttaattaaacagaactAAAAggctagggacgcggtggcgctgcgggttaaactgctgagctgccgatcggaaggtcggcggttcgaaaccgcgcggcggggtgagctcccgttgctcgtcccagctcctgctcacctagcagttcgaaaacatgccaatatgagtagatcaataggtaccgcttcggcgggaaggtaacggcgttccgagtcgtcatgctggccacatgacccggaagtgtctatgacaacgccggctccaaggcttagaaacggagatgagcaccgccccctagagtcggattcgactggactttacgtcaagggaaacctttacctttactaaaaggctaaaaagaaactagaaagagaagcagcaaaaggaaaggaacaaaaatacTATCTcagacacatatatacatatgtaaagTTTTATACAACTGTTTCAATAAAGGATGagcatacagtattt includes:
- the KIAA1210 gene encoding acrosomal protein KIAA1210 homolog; translation: MWLFCCWEMNSAVSCIGCNHLDIFLLPSSAWKSRDCITMTTSEEQPEVLEGEEAGDQFSGKKKSKFQTFKNFFAKKKKSKELPSPTEEMKLKLNRSNSDISSPNLDSILHHLPADTDSNGSVGNQALSHDSTLLSKALCDVPGEASAQEDFPGKAKNFQLQQNLCLESPLVVIAGKRMEEVGPVSEEDGLPRSPPEISSLHDILTSSTAQASNPVQWRSSLSFEETDGEDDQVVSESPSKHLSTHPLGIPASPLWQVLPVDFNTPASPLGCLDTSAARHRIAMNPRKQKGFAKKTHHLPVEQVLREQHLLEPDEENTSHSKFLEEAAGQKTDWEGLLSHDAVNLNEDWTDNAPPLTRTSEALPYSCSAGLPVDGACVLPSETQNLLETELQASIPMPCPNVPSSLIKYKEGDKVEYKEMKGPRAPMDDQKPQHGPEVTENSESFHLKTKAMGVHSASPSALLGNNVGKELEAEEIQIACSRRTDVRANVSKPARNRARACDRSVCGDSSVSLEADPALYVPQPPSSVLKVSSDAPKDLVHKNSLTVKEGGRGPSDMKLELSQGPAKPIDSFEGALSTLEVDPDRPMLLNAAGKKPYLLPELSCSILNSSVRKPEDSTVGESGSLSSGRPSTVGSTELASKTCPPVSTPAGIQLGNVITKEESKAMEEVIKTQTKSTSAKPVRFTIAPAWQRSLSGGSSSVDNSCPRNSPTSPIRPELFEGISPLDAVSQISILSSPERLDRNVAANLNSSTEELPSCESPFGVKLKRTSSLLKYQTEHHQDLPKLLPLAASLPSSVKVEAKEPSSGTSVQNLTSGVKGLVANCSIQEKNLLKAKPGEGGTKQQAIKPSEQVPVVLLGSPSFRPAWVSVAKLKQQEFQGNAFVKGQKKNEEAIAQMEKEEAKLTGMSPLKKQVTLTGDSSPKKIGLYQHVRLLESKVQLKSAALAAKEGPARIPSREGPRVEKDTRSAPILPVASCSPAEPPWLSLAKKKAKAWSEMPQTVQ